One window from the genome of Mycolicibacterium gadium encodes:
- a CDS encoding class II aldolase/adducin family protein — protein sequence MDDPIAEVISASAALAAHGLTDMVWGHASVRDPDGSGVWMKASGWGFDEVTTDRVALVTPDGDVAAGNGPRHIEYPIHTEIMAARPEVQCVVHTHAPTLAAFASLDVPLRPISHDGVLFEAGLPRFTVTGALIASRELGSALAAELGGAPAILMPFHGAAVAGPNVASAVMHAVLLERACRTQLMAMSAGGPAIWSDPAESAFKREQAWNQKQLDAGYQYLLRKSRPSILD from the coding sequence GTGGACGATCCGATAGCAGAAGTCATTTCGGCGAGCGCCGCGCTGGCGGCGCACGGCCTCACCGACATGGTGTGGGGGCACGCTTCGGTGCGGGATCCCGACGGCAGCGGCGTCTGGATGAAGGCCAGCGGGTGGGGGTTCGACGAGGTGACGACCGACCGCGTCGCTCTCGTGACGCCCGACGGTGACGTCGCCGCCGGAAACGGACCGCGCCACATCGAGTATCCGATCCATACCGAAATCATGGCCGCCCGACCCGAGGTGCAGTGTGTCGTGCACACCCACGCCCCGACACTGGCCGCCTTCGCGTCCCTCGATGTGCCGCTGCGCCCGATATCCCACGACGGCGTCCTCTTCGAAGCCGGGTTACCGCGCTTCACCGTCACCGGCGCGTTGATTGCCAGTCGAGAACTCGGGAGCGCACTGGCCGCCGAACTCGGTGGTGCGCCGGCCATCTTGATGCCGTTCCACGGCGCTGCCGTCGCCGGGCCGAACGTCGCCAGCGCGGTGATGCACGCCGTCCTGCTCGAACGTGCCTGTCGTACCCAGCTGATGGCGATGTCCGCCGGGGGGCCGGCTATCTGGTCCGACCCTGCAGAGTCGGCGTTCAAGCGCGAACAAGCGTGGAACCAGAAGCAACTCGACGCCGGATATCAGTATCTGCTTCGCAAGAGTCGTCCGAGCATCCTTGACTAG
- a CDS encoding TetR/AcrR family transcriptional regulator, giving the protein MRSRGWAGATPSSDEEAIGRILDAVDEVLGEHGSVLRLADVARRLGVTRQTVYHYFPNADALLIASAMRAVNGFVDQVVERVRGLHDPVTAVVEIISFAVENLTGDPQLESLLTRRPDAEAATSLTSDTAIAFCLSAFHRLDVDWELHGFDAATLTQLTEMTLRTVQSLLTDPGEQPREGVALRRFVAQWLGPAILHPRTRSLSVDGYDPKLR; this is encoded by the coding sequence ATGCGTAGTCGTGGCTGGGCGGGCGCTACGCCCTCCTCGGACGAGGAAGCGATCGGACGCATTCTGGATGCGGTGGATGAAGTGCTCGGCGAGCACGGATCGGTATTGCGCCTTGCAGACGTCGCCCGCAGGCTCGGGGTGACTCGGCAGACGGTGTACCACTACTTTCCCAATGCCGACGCGCTTCTCATCGCCAGTGCGATGCGCGCGGTCAACGGATTCGTGGACCAGGTTGTAGAACGCGTCCGCGGACTCCACGACCCGGTCACCGCGGTCGTGGAAATCATTTCGTTCGCAGTAGAAAACCTCACCGGAGATCCACAGTTAGAGAGCCTTCTCACCCGGCGACCCGATGCAGAAGCTGCGACCTCGCTAACGTCCGATACGGCAATCGCCTTCTGTCTCTCGGCTTTTCATCGGCTCGATGTCGATTGGGAGCTCCATGGGTTCGACGCCGCAACGCTGACGCAGCTCACCGAAATGACCTTGCGCACGGTTCAGTCCCTCCTCACCGATCCCGGAGAGCAGCCGCGCGAGGGAGTTGCACTGCGCCGTTTCGTTGCGCAATGGCTGGGCCCTGCGATCCTCCATCCACGAACGAGATCGTTGTCGGTAGACGGATACGACCCAAAACTTCGGTAG
- a CDS encoding aromatic ring-hydroxylating oxygenase subunit alpha, protein MTTIDNGTQEAAGKVPPRYACGETFVPKSRYIDPEFLKLELDRLFTQVWQPACREEEIPEPGNYYEYTIGRQSIMVVRQKDASIKAFYNACTHRGMKVVRGTGCAADGELRCEFHGWRYAFDGRSSFVPSRDEFLNRPREQWSLRPVAVGTWGGWVFVSMAEDPPDLLEWLDPLPTALAPFRLQDMRFRWRKRTFLPANYKTVIDAFIEGYHTPGTHPQTLRATQGPRPSTEPAPPQEFVYAPYTPTIAYRNHSRFIYTARPDSGNKDSARKEQAARPEVFANSMQYNYLEVRSLATERDYRVAQQLATMEPSEIPPFVLYHQMCEELALAEGVDFPKMTMEQYFAGNGDWHVFPTLVILVEKSCVLGYRMLPDAEDPNRCVFEMFSLEHFAPGEVPETSWLEFERWQDHDGWGELPTQDLKNIGAIHAGLHSKGFDGLWLNTAQEMSIRNEHAIADRFIFGVDDAADDGAVGA, encoded by the coding sequence ATGACGACCATCGACAACGGGACCCAGGAAGCCGCAGGGAAGGTGCCACCTCGGTACGCCTGCGGTGAAACGTTCGTCCCGAAGAGCCGCTACATCGATCCCGAATTCCTGAAGCTCGAACTCGATCGGCTTTTCACACAGGTGTGGCAACCCGCCTGCCGCGAGGAAGAGATTCCCGAACCCGGCAACTACTACGAGTACACGATCGGCAGGCAGTCGATCATGGTGGTGCGGCAGAAGGACGCGAGCATCAAAGCGTTCTACAACGCCTGCACGCACCGGGGGATGAAAGTCGTTCGGGGAACGGGCTGCGCCGCCGACGGCGAGCTCCGGTGTGAATTTCACGGGTGGCGGTACGCTTTCGACGGCCGCTCGTCGTTCGTGCCCTCACGCGACGAGTTTCTCAATCGTCCTCGTGAACAGTGGTCGCTGCGGCCGGTCGCGGTGGGCACTTGGGGAGGCTGGGTGTTCGTCAGCATGGCCGAGGATCCGCCGGATCTCCTGGAGTGGCTCGATCCGCTACCAACCGCCCTTGCGCCTTTCCGGTTGCAGGACATGCGTTTCCGCTGGCGCAAACGGACGTTCCTGCCTGCCAACTACAAGACGGTGATCGATGCGTTCATCGAGGGTTACCACACACCGGGCACGCATCCGCAGACGTTGCGCGCGACGCAGGGCCCGCGCCCGTCGACCGAGCCGGCGCCGCCCCAGGAATTCGTCTACGCGCCATACACGCCGACGATCGCGTATCGCAACCACTCCCGATTCATCTACACGGCGCGACCGGACAGCGGCAATAAGGACAGCGCGCGCAAGGAGCAAGCGGCCCGCCCAGAGGTCTTCGCCAACTCGATGCAGTACAACTACCTCGAAGTACGGTCACTGGCCACCGAACGCGATTATCGCGTGGCGCAACAGCTTGCGACGATGGAGCCCAGCGAGATCCCACCCTTTGTGCTTTATCACCAGATGTGCGAGGAACTCGCCCTGGCCGAGGGCGTCGATTTTCCGAAGATGACCATGGAGCAGTACTTCGCGGGTAACGGAGACTGGCACGTGTTTCCGACTCTGGTGATTCTGGTCGAGAAATCCTGCGTCCTCGGATATCGGATGCTGCCCGACGCCGAGGATCCGAACCGGTGCGTCTTCGAGATGTTCTCACTGGAGCACTTCGCGCCAGGCGAGGTCCCCGAGACCAGTTGGCTGGAATTCGAACGTTGGCAGGACCACGACGGGTGGGGCGAGCTTCCAACCCAGGACCTCAAGAACATTGGAGCCATCCACGCGGGCCTGCATTCCAAGGGCTTCGACGGTCTGTGGCTCAATACCGCGCAGGAGATGTCGATCCGCAACGAACACGCGATTGCCGATCGCTTCATCTTCGGTGTCGACGACGCGGCCGATGACGGGGCGGTCGGTGCCTGA
- a CDS encoding thiolase family protein, which yields MHSNLTNEVIISGIGQSDIGRRLGRDPLQLTVDACLAAVEDASLTLADIDGLTTYPGASMAGKGFSGAGLREIHDALGIRPNWVAGGVEYPGQLGAVVDAMLAVAGGMANHVLCWRSIWEGTAQGADRRRGYGVAPGSRATGQLGWQLPYGAAAANLAALQIRSRMHRFGLTREQLGQIAIVQRAHAKLNPKAVYSEPIDLSTYLDSRMVSDPLCMYDCDIACDGATAFVVSRAEHASALDHPGVVVEALDCAHHDRFLFEGGQDIGRLNSRWSTLWERTDFAPSDVDYASLYDGFSVFVLCFLEDFGFCGYGESGDWIADPTRFSLGGELPINTAGGQLSGGRLHGFGHLHEACVQVRGEGGARQVTDAQLAACGVGGANSGTTMMLLRRP from the coding sequence ATGCATTCGAATTTGACCAACGAGGTCATCATCAGTGGCATCGGCCAGTCCGACATCGGGCGTCGACTGGGCCGGGATCCGTTGCAGCTCACCGTCGATGCGTGTCTGGCGGCGGTCGAGGATGCGAGTTTGACGCTGGCCGACATCGACGGGCTCACGACCTACCCAGGTGCGTCGATGGCCGGCAAGGGTTTCTCGGGCGCGGGGCTACGCGAGATCCACGATGCGCTCGGCATTCGACCGAACTGGGTGGCCGGTGGTGTCGAATACCCCGGCCAGCTCGGCGCCGTCGTCGATGCCATGCTCGCCGTGGCCGGCGGTATGGCGAATCACGTCCTGTGCTGGCGGAGCATCTGGGAGGGCACGGCACAGGGAGCTGACCGTCGGCGCGGCTACGGAGTGGCGCCCGGATCACGGGCGACGGGTCAGCTCGGTTGGCAATTGCCGTACGGGGCGGCGGCGGCCAACCTCGCTGCGCTCCAGATCCGTTCCCGGATGCACCGATTCGGGCTGACCAGGGAGCAGCTGGGTCAGATCGCGATCGTCCAGCGGGCGCACGCCAAGCTCAATCCCAAGGCGGTCTACAGCGAACCGATCGATCTGAGCACATATCTCGACTCGCGAATGGTGTCCGACCCGCTGTGTATGTACGACTGCGACATCGCGTGCGACGGTGCGACCGCATTCGTGGTGTCACGCGCAGAGCACGCGTCCGCTTTGGACCACCCTGGCGTCGTCGTCGAGGCGCTCGATTGCGCCCACCACGACCGGTTCCTTTTCGAGGGCGGTCAGGATATCGGTCGGTTGAACTCCCGGTGGTCGACGCTCTGGGAGAGAACCGATTTCGCGCCCAGTGATGTCGACTACGCATCGCTGTACGACGGCTTCAGTGTGTTTGTTCTATGCTTCCTCGAGGATTTCGGATTCTGTGGATACGGCGAATCAGGGGACTGGATCGCCGATCCGACGCGCTTCTCGCTCGGCGGTGAGTTGCCGATCAATACCGCGGGGGGCCAACTTTCGGGCGGCCGGCTGCACGGCTTCGGCCATTTGCACGAGGCGTGTGTGCAAGTTCGCGGTGAGGGCGGTGCCCGTCAGGTAACCGATGCGCAGCTCGCCGCGTGCGGTGTCGGTGGCGCCAACAGCGGTACCACCATGATGCTGCTCCGGCGACCTTGA
- a CDS encoding Zn-ribbon domain-containing OB-fold protein → MPDEHASSGRPLPALSELNRPYWTSGAEGVWRLQQCPECERVIHPPALRCQFDHATPEWVAMSGRGIVESWTVNHHPFFPGVPTPYVIAFVNPVEDPHARVLTNLIDVAPGDVAVGMPVRVTFERCDDGAAGDTVHLPLFAPER, encoded by the coding sequence GTGCCTGACGAGCACGCGTCCAGCGGCCGACCTCTGCCCGCGCTATCGGAGCTCAACCGCCCGTACTGGACATCGGGAGCCGAGGGTGTCTGGCGGCTACAACAGTGCCCCGAATGCGAGCGCGTCATTCATCCCCCGGCGCTGCGCTGCCAATTCGACCATGCCACGCCGGAGTGGGTGGCGATGTCGGGTCGCGGGATTGTCGAGTCGTGGACGGTCAATCACCATCCGTTCTTTCCCGGCGTCCCCACGCCCTATGTCATCGCCTTCGTCAACCCGGTCGAAGATCCTCACGCGCGCGTCCTGACCAATCTCATCGATGTCGCCCCCGGCGATGTCGCTGTCGGCATGCCGGTGCGGGTGACCTTCGAGAGGTGTGACGACGGTGCAGCAGGGGACACCGTTCACCTGCCCCTGTTCGCTCCGGAGCGCTGA
- a CDS encoding aldehyde dehydrogenase family protein — MTTLSIRSQLDSATLPPARMLIDGQWIDGALDPVRHLHPATDEVVFEAPGGDAQAVDAAVTAARRACDEGPWPRMSGRERARYLRRIADAIRDDADNLAALLSLDNATPVAFVGYYQMGAEYPADLFDSYAGWIDKVTGETFPQWEADQPFVFTTHEPVGVVGLITPWNAPLGLMSQKVAPALAAGCTVVAKPSEMAPLTSLRLGELIAESDLPPGVFNVITGAGADVGTALVADRRVDKVSFTGSRAVGGQIASAMGARIGRVSLELGGKSPAVVFADSDIGLAVAMAAGNAFLGLSGQVCVCQSRILVERPVYDDVVAQLVGFAAAASYGDPFDPTVTAAPMISAAHMKRVNEHIDHAVKDGAGVAAGGTHRPAGAPDSGNFVSPTVLVDVENSMAVAQDEIFGPVLCVIPFDSEDEAIRIANDTEYGLGAALYTRDVSRAIRVGAALRAGNVGVNTWTLQPHAPFGGVKQSGLGAENGRAGIMEYLDTKTTFIR, encoded by the coding sequence ATGACCACTCTTTCCATCCGTTCCCAGCTCGACTCGGCGACGCTACCTCCGGCGAGGATGCTGATCGACGGGCAATGGATCGACGGCGCTCTTGACCCGGTCCGTCATCTGCACCCAGCCACCGATGAGGTGGTCTTCGAGGCGCCGGGCGGGGACGCACAAGCCGTCGACGCTGCCGTTACCGCCGCACGCCGTGCCTGTGACGAGGGTCCCTGGCCGCGTATGTCGGGACGGGAGCGTGCGCGGTACCTGCGCCGTATTGCCGACGCGATCCGCGATGACGCCGACAACCTGGCGGCACTTCTGTCACTGGACAACGCGACACCTGTGGCGTTCGTCGGCTACTACCAGATGGGCGCCGAGTATCCAGCCGACCTGTTCGACAGCTACGCCGGCTGGATCGACAAGGTCACCGGTGAGACCTTCCCGCAGTGGGAGGCCGACCAGCCGTTCGTTTTCACCACCCACGAACCTGTCGGAGTCGTTGGCCTGATCACGCCGTGGAACGCCCCGCTGGGGTTGATGAGCCAGAAAGTGGCGCCCGCCCTGGCCGCCGGGTGCACTGTGGTTGCGAAGCCCTCGGAGATGGCGCCATTGACCAGTCTGCGCCTCGGCGAGTTGATTGCCGAGTCCGATCTGCCGCCCGGGGTGTTCAACGTCATCACGGGCGCGGGTGCCGATGTCGGCACTGCGCTGGTCGCAGACCGTCGCGTGGACAAGGTGTCTTTCACCGGCAGCCGTGCAGTAGGTGGACAGATCGCGTCGGCGATGGGCGCGCGGATCGGCCGTGTCTCACTGGAACTCGGCGGTAAGAGCCCGGCGGTGGTTTTCGCCGACAGCGACATCGGCCTCGCGGTCGCGATGGCCGCCGGCAACGCCTTCCTCGGTCTGTCGGGTCAGGTCTGCGTGTGCCAGTCCCGCATCCTCGTCGAGCGCCCGGTCTATGACGATGTCGTCGCTCAACTCGTCGGATTCGCCGCCGCCGCGAGCTACGGCGATCCGTTTGACCCGACTGTCACTGCGGCGCCGATGATCAGCGCCGCGCACATGAAGCGCGTGAACGAACACATCGACCATGCCGTGAAAGACGGCGCGGGGGTGGCGGCAGGTGGGACCCATCGCCCTGCGGGCGCGCCCGACTCGGGCAACTTTGTGTCACCAACCGTGCTCGTCGACGTCGAGAACAGCATGGCTGTCGCCCAGGATGAGATCTTCGGGCCAGTGCTGTGTGTGATTCCGTTCGACTCCGAGGATGAGGCCATCCGGATCGCCAACGACACCGAGTACGGACTCGGCGCGGCGTTGTACACCCGGGACGTGAGCAGAGCTATCAGAGTCGGTGCAGCGCTCCGGGCGGGGAACGTCGGTGTCAACACCTGGACCCTGCAGCCTCACGCACCTTTCGGCGGAGTCAAACAATCGGGCCTGGGCGCGGAGAACGGCCGAGCCGGAATCATGGAGTACCTCGACACGAAAACGACGTTCATCCGCTGA
- a CDS encoding amidohydrolase family protein — translation MVDPSDLVLISVDDHTVEPPDMFAGRVPARYADDAPRIVEDADGSVAWVYDGIKLPNIGLNAVAGRPNDEWGFEPSRFEDMRKGCYDVDARVEDMNACGVLASVCFPSFPTISGALFTYRGEREVSAVMVRAYNDWHIEDWCGAHPDRFIPMGILPLWDPGQSASEVRRLASLGCRAVTVPQHVGNYGQPPWQDPHWDVLWEAVCENNTVVNIHIGTGGGMPVPSDQTSYLAYNSMLALDTGRFTADLLFSRVVKEFPSIKFALSEGGIGWIPFLLERFEDIYGRQRAWTGDDLGDGNTPTDVFRRNFLSCFIRDRVGIENRHRIGIETICWEMDYPHSDSSWPDAPEQLAEELEGCSHDEIEAISWRNAANAFGYSGVERLGREACTVAALRAKVADKDLSTPKVDVDRIPKPGIQALTYGEMRKRMATIMTGGTSSS, via the coding sequence ATGGTCGATCCATCCGATTTGGTGTTGATCAGCGTGGATGACCACACGGTTGAGCCACCGGATATGTTCGCCGGGCGGGTCCCCGCACGCTATGCGGACGACGCACCGCGCATCGTCGAGGACGCCGACGGCTCGGTGGCCTGGGTTTATGACGGTATCAAGCTGCCGAACATCGGATTGAACGCGGTGGCGGGCCGCCCCAACGACGAGTGGGGCTTCGAACCCTCTCGATTCGAGGACATGCGCAAAGGCTGCTACGACGTCGACGCCCGGGTCGAGGACATGAACGCCTGCGGAGTGCTCGCCTCAGTGTGCTTTCCCTCGTTTCCAACCATTTCGGGTGCGCTGTTCACCTATCGGGGCGAGCGCGAGGTCTCGGCGGTGATGGTCAGGGCCTACAACGACTGGCACATCGAGGATTGGTGCGGTGCGCATCCTGACCGCTTCATCCCGATGGGAATTCTCCCGTTGTGGGATCCGGGCCAATCCGCGAGCGAGGTGCGGCGGCTCGCTTCGCTTGGGTGCCGCGCGGTAACGGTGCCCCAGCACGTCGGCAATTACGGCCAGCCGCCATGGCAAGACCCTCACTGGGACGTGTTGTGGGAAGCAGTTTGTGAGAACAACACAGTGGTCAACATTCACATCGGGACCGGCGGCGGAATGCCCGTGCCTTCTGACCAAACCAGCTACCTCGCCTACAACTCAATGCTGGCGCTGGACACCGGCAGGTTCACCGCTGATCTGCTGTTCTCGCGCGTTGTCAAGGAGTTCCCGAGTATCAAGTTCGCCCTGTCGGAGGGCGGTATCGGATGGATCCCGTTCTTGTTAGAGCGTTTTGAGGATATTTACGGCCGGCAGCGCGCCTGGACCGGTGACGACCTCGGCGATGGCAACACTCCTACCGACGTGTTTCGTCGGAACTTCCTGTCCTGCTTCATCCGTGACCGCGTCGGCATAGAAAATCGGCACCGTATCGGTATCGAAACCATATGCTGGGAAATGGATTACCCGCATTCGGACTCGAGTTGGCCCGATGCCCCCGAACAGCTCGCCGAAGAACTCGAGGGGTGCAGTCACGATGAAATCGAGGCGATCTCCTGGCGTAATGCGGCGAACGCCTTTGGCTATTCCGGTGTCGAACGGCTTGGTCGAGAAGCCTGCACCGTTGCCGCGCTACGCGCGAAGGTCGCGGATAAGGACCTGTCCACCCCGAAGGTCGACGTCGATCGCATTCCGAAGCCGGGTATCCAGGCACTCACCTACGGCGAGATGCGGAAGCGAATGGCGACGATTATGACTGGGGGCACGTCCTCGTCGTAA